In Nocardia yunnanensis, one DNA window encodes the following:
- a CDS encoding putative bifunctional diguanylate cyclase/phosphodiesterase yields the protein MRGIGSRGDTRTRVRAASALATAMVMARTTGAFYVMGGLLGLILTAVAPGDEGNRPLVGAAAFVALLLGISLLIWGPRLPHSVHHAYVATATVLVTVAVHWFPNTVGAISLAAFYVFVACDAAIFFSWRWLGAHLAFAIAMCLWVVPSRGLPWWSGIIPAGITFGIGIVVGILTRMASDADIDVLTGLLNRRGFDRALSNAIAHATRTGQGLALVLVDLDRFQKINDHLGHRAGDAVLQRVADTWSKLLAPEQRLARYGGDAFALLLPGTTEQAAILLTEELRAAVTTGCSAGVTSWQPGESGSLLVSRADVGLYRAKQAGRNRTVLESSRQLPLAVELREAIDRGTLDVQYQPIVSLADGATRAVGVEALLRWSSNAQPDVTTEGLIRVAEEYDLISDLDELVLRRACADAARLQETFAQLDLTLNVNVSGLELAETEYADRVSGILTETGWPAEQLVLEVTESELAAESETAIANLHKLRERGVRIAIDDFGTGYSSLSRLATLPSDILKVDQSFVAAIRSDSPAPPLLGVIAALSKSLDLQVIAEGVETEYQAAVLTELGFALAQGYHYSDSHPVSELINDLNERHGLVGAGVAEGEPSTNGWIPLDNPLDGGAPGAQS from the coding sequence GTGCGAGGAATCGGGTCTCGCGGCGATACCCGAACCCGGGTGCGGGCGGCATCGGCGCTGGCGACGGCAATGGTCATGGCTCGGACCACCGGAGCGTTCTACGTCATGGGCGGGCTGCTCGGTCTGATCCTGACCGCGGTCGCCCCGGGTGATGAGGGCAATCGGCCGCTGGTGGGCGCGGCGGCGTTCGTGGCGCTGCTGTTGGGTATCAGCCTGCTGATCTGGGGTCCGCGGCTGCCGCATTCGGTGCATCACGCCTATGTGGCGACCGCGACGGTGCTGGTGACCGTTGCGGTGCACTGGTTTCCGAATACCGTCGGCGCGATCAGCTTGGCCGCGTTCTACGTGTTCGTGGCGTGTGACGCCGCGATCTTCTTCTCCTGGCGTTGGCTGGGCGCGCATCTGGCGTTCGCCATCGCCATGTGCCTGTGGGTGGTGCCGTCGCGCGGCTTGCCGTGGTGGTCGGGCATCATCCCGGCGGGCATCACCTTCGGAATCGGCATCGTGGTCGGCATTCTCACCCGCATGGCCTCCGACGCCGATATCGACGTGCTGACCGGTCTGCTGAACCGCCGCGGTTTCGATCGCGCGCTGAGCAATGCCATCGCGCACGCCACCCGCACCGGTCAGGGTCTGGCTTTGGTGCTGGTGGACCTGGATCGCTTCCAGAAGATCAACGACCATCTCGGGCACCGGGCCGGCGACGCCGTGCTGCAGCGGGTGGCCGACACCTGGTCCAAGCTGCTGGCCCCGGAGCAGCGGCTGGCCCGCTACGGCGGTGACGCGTTCGCGCTGCTGCTGCCTGGCACCACCGAGCAGGCCGCGATCCTGTTGACCGAGGAGCTGCGCGCCGCGGTCACCACCGGCTGTTCGGCGGGCGTGACCTCCTGGCAGCCGGGCGAATCCGGTTCGCTGCTGGTGTCGCGCGCGGATGTCGGCCTGTATCGGGCCAAGCAGGCGGGCCGCAATCGCACGGTGCTGGAGTCCTCGCGGCAGCTGCCGCTGGCGGTGGAGCTGCGCGAGGCCATCGACCGCGGCACCCTGGATGTCCAGTACCAGCCGATCGTTTCGCTCGCCGACGGCGCGACCCGCGCGGTCGGGGTGGAGGCGCTGCTGCGCTGGTCCTCGAACGCGCAGCCGGACGTGACCACCGAGGGACTGATCCGCGTCGCCGAGGAGTACGACCTCATCTCGGACCTGGACGAGCTGGTGCTGCGCCGCGCCTGCGCCGACGCCGCCCGGTTGCAGGAGACCTTCGCCCAGCTGGATCTGACGTTGAACGTCAATGTCAGCGGACTGGAACTCGCCGAAACCGAGTACGCCGACCGGGTTTCCGGCATCCTCACCGAAACCGGTTGGCCCGCAGAGCAACTCGTGCTCGAGGTGACCGAGTCCGAGCTGGCCGCCGAATCCGAGACCGCCATCGCGAACCTGCACAAGCTGCGCGAGCGCGGCGTCCGCATCGCCATCGACGATTTCGGCACCGGCTACTCCTCGCTGTCGCGGCTGGCCACGCTGCCGTCGGACATCCTCAAGGTGGATCAGTCGTTCGTGGCGGCCATCCGCTCCGATTCCCCGGCCCCGCCGCTGCTGGGCGTCATTGCCGCGCTGAGCAAGTCCCTCGATCTCCAGGTGATCGCCGAGGGCGTGGAGACCGAGTACCAGGCCGCGGTGCTCACCGAACTCGGTTTCGCGCTGGCTCAGGGCTACCACTACAGCGATTCGCATCCGGTGTCGGAGCTCATCAACGATCTCAACGAGCGGCACGGCCTGGTCGGCGCGGGGGTCGCGGAGGGTGAGCCGTCCACCAATGGCTGGATTCCCCTGGACAATCCGCTTGACGGTGGGGCGCCCGGCGCGCAGAGTTGA
- a CDS encoding MFS transporter, which translates to MLRVVLFAFTADLIPLYAVYALLFADHGLNAAQISSLFALWSATSFLLEIPAGAWADTVSRRGLLILSGALLAAGFTVWTLYPTYLGFAAGFVLWGTAGSLRSGTFEALVYDDLHARAATADYPRLMGYTRAATESAALAGILAAAPLYAWGGYTLVAWASVALAAVHTVAATLLPGAPKAVSAKEIEELELDDNGDVHDDGDVHEGDSVVCTPDPASSGYLSILRAGMREALRVRVIRRGVILVALLNGVTAFDEYFALLAGHVGAGPSLAAVLVGVTVAGALAGAMLAGRTEGISTRLLAAALAVAGVLFIGGALLAGAAAHHPAALYVLTAVGFSAVGIAYGIDYNADVIAGARLQDAISGPARATVTSVSGFATELVALLVFAFAAVATAWLSLPLMVALLGVPLVLAAALVPTWLPRGAPSRSELR; encoded by the coding sequence ATGCTGCGCGTGGTGCTGTTCGCGTTCACCGCCGACCTGATCCCGCTCTACGCCGTCTACGCCCTGCTGTTCGCCGACCACGGATTGAACGCGGCGCAGATCTCGTCGCTGTTCGCGCTCTGGTCGGCGACGTCGTTCCTGCTGGAGATCCCCGCCGGCGCCTGGGCCGACACGGTTTCGCGCCGCGGACTGCTCATCCTGTCCGGCGCGCTGCTCGCGGCGGGCTTCACCGTCTGGACCCTGTACCCGACCTATCTGGGATTCGCCGCCGGTTTCGTCCTCTGGGGCACTGCCGGCTCTCTGCGCTCCGGCACCTTCGAGGCTCTCGTCTACGACGACCTGCACGCCCGCGCCGCCACCGCCGACTATCCCCGTCTCATGGGCTACACCCGCGCCGCGACCGAATCCGCCGCTCTCGCAGGCATTCTCGCCGCCGCCCCGCTCTACGCCTGGGGCGGCTACACCCTCGTCGCCTGGGCCAGCGTAGCCCTGGCCGCCGTCCATACCGTCGCGGCAACCCTGCTGCCCGGCGCGCCGAAAGCGGTGTCTGCCAAGGAAATCGAGGAGTTGGAGCTGGACGACAACGGCGATGTCCACGACGACGGCGATGTCCACGAGGGTGACTCGGTAGTGTGCACGCCCGATCCGGCTTCTAGCGGTTACCTCTCCATCCTGCGTGCCGGAATGCGGGAAGCCCTGCGCGTGAGAGTGATTCGGCGCGGTGTGATCCTGGTAGCGCTGTTGAACGGCGTCACCGCGTTCGACGAATATTTCGCCCTGCTCGCGGGGCATGTCGGTGCGGGACCGTCGCTGGCCGCGGTCCTGGTGGGTGTGACGGTAGCCGGAGCCTTGGCCGGTGCGATGCTCGCCGGTCGCACCGAGGGCATATCGACCCGGCTGCTGGCCGCGGCGCTGGCGGTGGCGGGTGTGCTGTTCATCGGTGGCGCGCTGCTCGCGGGCGCGGCCGCTCACCACCCCGCCGCCCTGTATGTGCTGACAGCCGTGGGTTTCTCGGCGGTCGGCATCGCCTACGGGATCGACTACAACGCCGACGTGATCGCCGGGGCTCGCCTCCAGGACGCCATTTCCGGTCCGGCCCGCGCCACCGTCACCTCGGTCTCGGGTTTCGCCACCGAGCTGGTCGCCCTGCTGGTCTTCGCCTTCGCGGCGGTCGCCACCGCGTGGTTGTCGTTGCCGCTCATGGTCGCGCTGCTCGGCGTCCCGCTCGTGCTGGCCGCCGCACTGGTTCCGACCTGGTTGCCCCGCGGCGCACCATCCCGCTCCGAGCTGCGGTGA
- a CDS encoding DMT family transporter, whose protein sequence is MAARRWLGLVFGASIGAAVATQARINGELGHRLGDGIAAATISFGSGLLILAVVFAASGRLRTGLGRVRSALKTGELRWWQLLGGLSGAYFVACQGLTVAAIGVTAFTVAAVAGQLVSSLVVDRLGWGPSGRTPVTVWRIGAAALGLVAVLLAVLGRDGTGSATDHSGASWLLVALPLIAGLLVAWQQAVNGRVGVIGGSASATLANFATGTAALVVIEAAVLLHHGGMDRLPGEPWLYLGGLIGISFVALAVAVVRWIGVLLLGLTSVAGQLLASVVLDVVAPTGAGVSGLAVVGCLLTFVAVALAARSR, encoded by the coding sequence GTGGCGGCGCGGCGGTGGTTGGGGTTGGTGTTCGGGGCGTCCATCGGCGCGGCCGTCGCCACGCAGGCGCGCATCAACGGTGAGTTGGGGCATCGGCTGGGTGACGGGATCGCGGCGGCGACGATCAGTTTCGGCAGCGGCCTGCTGATTCTCGCGGTGGTGTTCGCGGCCAGCGGCCGGCTGCGCACCGGACTGGGCCGGGTGCGGTCCGCCCTGAAAACCGGCGAGTTGCGCTGGTGGCAATTACTCGGCGGCCTGTCCGGCGCTTATTTCGTTGCCTGCCAAGGACTTACGGTGGCGGCGATCGGCGTCACCGCTTTCACCGTGGCGGCGGTCGCCGGCCAGTTGGTGAGCAGTCTGGTGGTGGACCGCCTGGGCTGGGGCCCGAGCGGACGCACCCCGGTGACGGTCTGGCGCATCGGCGCGGCGGCACTTGGCCTGGTCGCGGTCCTGCTCGCGGTCCTCGGTCGCGACGGAACCGGTTCCGCCACCGACCATTCCGGTGCCTCCTGGCTCCTGGTGGCCCTACCCCTGATAGCCGGCCTGCTGGTGGCCTGGCAGCAGGCGGTGAACGGCCGCGTCGGCGTCATCGGCGGTTCGGCCTCGGCGACGCTGGCCAATTTCGCGACCGGAACCGCCGCCCTGGTCGTGATCGAGGCCGCGGTCCTGCTGCATCACGGCGGCATGGATCGGCTGCCCGGCGAGCCGTGGCTGTATCTCGGTGGCCTGATCGGGATTTCGTTCGTCGCGCTGGCCGTGGCCGTGGTGCGCTGGATCGGGGTGCTGCTGCTCGGCCTGACCTCGGTGGCCGGGCAGCTGCTGGCCTCGGTGGTGCTGGACGTGGTCGCGCCGACCGGCGCGGGCGTGTCCGGCCTGGCGGTGGTGGGCTGCCTGCTCACCTTCGTGGCGGTAGCGCTGGCGGCCCGGTCGCGGTGA
- a CDS encoding Rieske 2Fe-2S domain-containing protein gives MQITSVGHAGFHIRTAAGTILCDPWVNPAYFGSWFPFPDNTQLDWDELGNCDFLYVSHLHRDHWDAKHLADKVNKDATVLLPDYPVPDLKRELEKLGFTKFVETEDSVKTTITGPGGDLDIMIIALRAPADGPIGDSALVVADGETVCFNMNDARPVDMDVLHDNFGHVDIHLLQYSGAIWYPMVYDIPAKTKANFGKQKRQRGMDRCRSYIEQVGATWVVPSAGPPVFLDDELRYLNDDHGDEGNIFPDQIVFLDQMKIHGNDGGLLMIPGSVADLRGKELNSLTHPVDPDTIYGDKAAYIEDMAQRMAPVLAAEKATWAPATGEPLLPQLKAKFEPIMAQSDLICDGIGYAVGLVMGDETVVLDFPKRVVREPIEGEGKYRYGFRIAPELVRTVLRDDEPDWVNTIFLSTRFTTWRIGGYNEFLYTFFKCLTDERIAYADGWFAEAHDDSASTELDGWEVQRRCPHLKADLSKFGVVEGNTLTCNLHGWQWDLESGRCKTSKGHELRSKKLV, from the coding sequence GTGCAGATCACCAGCGTCGGACACGCCGGATTCCACATCCGAACCGCGGCCGGGACGATCCTCTGCGATCCCTGGGTCAACCCCGCCTACTTCGGATCGTGGTTCCCGTTCCCCGACAACACCCAGCTGGACTGGGACGAGCTCGGCAACTGCGATTTCCTCTACGTCTCGCATCTGCACCGCGACCACTGGGACGCCAAGCACCTCGCCGACAAGGTGAACAAGGACGCCACCGTCCTGCTGCCCGACTACCCGGTGCCGGATCTCAAGCGGGAACTCGAGAAGCTCGGCTTCACCAAGTTCGTGGAGACCGAGGACTCGGTCAAGACCACGATCACCGGCCCCGGCGGCGACCTCGACATCATGATCATCGCGCTGCGCGCGCCCGCCGACGGACCGATCGGCGACTCCGCCCTGGTCGTCGCCGACGGGGAAACCGTGTGCTTCAACATGAACGACGCGCGCCCGGTCGACATGGATGTGCTGCACGACAACTTCGGGCACGTGGACATCCACCTGCTGCAGTACTCCGGCGCCATCTGGTACCCGATGGTCTACGACATTCCGGCCAAGACCAAGGCCAACTTCGGCAAGCAGAAGCGGCAGCGCGGCATGGATCGCTGCCGCTCCTACATCGAGCAGGTCGGGGCCACCTGGGTCGTCCCGTCGGCGGGCCCGCCGGTCTTCCTCGACGACGAGCTGCGCTACCTCAACGACGACCACGGCGACGAGGGCAATATCTTCCCCGACCAGATCGTGTTCCTGGATCAGATGAAGATCCACGGAAACGACGGCGGGCTGCTCATGATCCCCGGCTCGGTCGCGGATCTGCGTGGCAAGGAACTGAATTCGCTCACCCACCCGGTCGACCCGGACACCATCTACGGCGACAAGGCCGCCTACATCGAGGACATGGCGCAGCGCATGGCCCCGGTGCTGGCCGCCGAGAAGGCCACCTGGGCGCCCGCGACCGGCGAGCCGCTGCTGCCGCAACTCAAGGCCAAATTCGAGCCGATCATGGCGCAGTCCGATCTCATCTGCGACGGCATCGGCTACGCGGTCGGCCTGGTGATGGGCGACGAAACCGTGGTGCTGGACTTCCCCAAGCGCGTGGTGCGCGAGCCCATCGAGGGAGAAGGCAAGTACCGCTACGGATTCCGCATCGCGCCCGAGCTGGTGCGCACCGTGCTGCGCGACGACGAACCGGACTGGGTCAACACCATCTTCCTGTCGACGCGCTTCACGACCTGGCGCATCGGCGGCTACAACGAATTCCTCTACACCTTCTTCAAATGCCTCACCGATGAGCGCATCGCCTACGCCGACGGCTGGTTCGCCGAGGCGCACGACGATTCCGCCTCCACCGAACTCGACGGCTGGGAAGTGCAGCGGCGCTGCCCGCACCTCAAGGCCGACCTGTCGAAATTCGGTGTGGTGGAAGGCAATACGCTCACCTGCAACCTGCACGGGTGGCAGTGGGATCTGGAGAGCGGGCGCTGCAAGACCTCCAAGGGCCACGAGCTGCGCTCGAAGAAACTGGTCTGA
- a CDS encoding lysophospholipid acyltransferase family protein, which produces MEPVYYPVIGLARTIFALQGLKFTVKGEENIPATGGAVIAINHTGYMDFTYAGLPARTTKRYIRFMAKKEVFDSALSGPIMRALKHIPVDRAAGAESYHEAVNRLRAGELVGVYPEATISRSFEIKEFKSGAARMAIEAGVPIIPMVIWGAQRVWTKGHPKRLGRTNTPISIAVGKPIAPYEPASALTDQLHATMQEMLLDLQKDYTHDPGAYWVPARLGGSAPTLEEANALDAAEAAEKAARRTRPPAE; this is translated from the coding sequence GTGGAACCCGTCTACTACCCCGTCATCGGGCTGGCCCGCACGATCTTCGCGTTGCAGGGCCTGAAGTTCACCGTCAAGGGTGAGGAAAACATTCCGGCGACCGGTGGGGCGGTGATCGCCATCAACCACACCGGGTACATGGATTTCACGTACGCCGGGCTCCCCGCCCGCACCACGAAGCGCTACATCCGCTTCATGGCCAAGAAGGAAGTCTTCGACTCCGCGCTCTCGGGCCCGATCATGCGCGCCCTCAAACACATTCCCGTGGACCGCGCCGCCGGCGCCGAGTCCTACCACGAGGCCGTGAACCGCCTGCGCGCCGGCGAGCTGGTCGGCGTCTATCCCGAGGCCACCATCAGCCGCAGCTTCGAGATCAAGGAATTCAAATCCGGCGCCGCCCGCATGGCCATCGAGGCCGGCGTCCCCATCATCCCCATGGTCATCTGGGGCGCCCAGCGCGTCTGGACCAAGGGCCACCCGAAACGCCTGGGCCGCACCAACACCCCCATCTCCATCGCCGTAGGCAAGCCCATCGCCCCCTACGAGCCAGCCTCCGCCCTCACCGACCAACTGCACGCGACCATGCAGGAAATGCTCCTCGACCTGCAAAAGGACTACACCCACGACCCCGGCGCCTACTGGGTCCCCGCCCGCCTCGGCGGCTCCGCCCCCACCCTCGAGGAAGCCAACGCCCTCGACGCCGCCGAAGCCGCCGAGAAGGCAGCCCGCCGCACCCGGCCGCCGGCCGAATAG
- a CDS encoding helix-turn-helix domain-containing protein yields the protein MSQNGSTIPRRQLGRHLRDLRQQAGMTIASVAKAIERGDSTVQRLETADPAVKIRLWDIEAICRVLGADDTTTEGLKGLAQQANTKHWWHEYGDVIPEDFDVYIGLETDAKQLVSYAELVPGLAQTALFARSLFMTVHPDVPDSEIDRRVEIRMNRQVLFTRKANPIKVDMVLDESALHRMVGGPKIMSAQLRHLAALSTRDNFSIRVLPYSAGFPLGDPTGPFIVLDFGTGPEGQPVEPTVVYVESFTGAMYFTDQRAVDRYQRAAIQHRRLALGEQASRDLLRKAAREFSA from the coding sequence ATGTCTCAGAACGGATCGACAATCCCGCGGCGGCAACTCGGGCGGCACCTCCGCGATCTACGCCAGCAGGCGGGTATGACGATCGCGAGCGTCGCGAAGGCGATCGAACGAGGGGATTCAACGGTGCAGCGGCTGGAGACCGCCGATCCCGCTGTCAAGATTCGGCTCTGGGACATCGAGGCAATCTGCCGGGTGCTCGGGGCCGATGATACGACCACCGAGGGTTTGAAAGGTCTCGCGCAGCAGGCCAACACCAAACATTGGTGGCACGAGTACGGCGACGTGATCCCCGAGGATTTCGACGTCTACATAGGGCTCGAAACTGACGCGAAGCAACTGGTGTCCTATGCCGAACTGGTTCCGGGACTTGCGCAAACAGCTCTGTTCGCCCGCTCGCTGTTCATGACCGTTCATCCCGATGTGCCCGATTCGGAGATCGACCGTCGCGTCGAGATACGGATGAATCGGCAGGTGCTGTTCACTCGCAAGGCCAATCCGATCAAGGTGGACATGGTGCTGGACGAATCGGCGCTTCATCGAATGGTCGGCGGTCCGAAGATCATGTCTGCCCAGCTGCGCCACCTCGCGGCCCTGAGCACCAGAGACAACTTTTCGATCAGGGTCCTCCCGTATTCGGCCGGCTTCCCACTCGGTGACCCGACAGGCCCCTTCATCGTGCTGGACTTCGGTACCGGGCCGGAGGGTCAGCCGGTCGAACCGACCGTTGTCTATGTCGAAAGTTTCACCGGAGCAATGTATTTCACCGACCAACGGGCCGTCGATCGCTATCAGCGCGCGGCCATCCAACATCGGAGACTAGCGTTGGGTGAGCAGGCCAGCAGGGACCTGCTCCGCAAGGCAGCAAGGGAGTTCTCGGCGTGA
- a CDS encoding DUF397 domain-containing protein: MKFDWSKAKWRKSTYSGGSGGECVEVAFAVGQVGVRDSKDRQSPVLVFSDRAWDVFIASKVWEL, encoded by the coding sequence GTGAAGTTCGACTGGTCGAAGGCGAAGTGGCGCAAGAGCACGTACAGCGGTGGTAGTGGTGGCGAATGCGTCGAAGTCGCCTTCGCCGTCGGCCAGGTCGGGGTTCGAGACTCCAAGGACCGTCAAAGCCCGGTTCTCGTCTTCAGTGATCGGGCCTGGGACGTCTTCATAGCCAGCAAAGTCTGGGAGCTCTGA
- a CDS encoding VOC family protein: MIERIHPYVGTPDPKASADFYTTLFALEIAMKSPVLGLRAPGNPAAQLLLLPPDPETPTPHLGIDVGDPTQVDAAYHAALRHESKIVYPLTSEPWSVRRFFVEDPTGTIINVLAHNPPR, encoded by the coding sequence ATGATCGAACGCATCCACCCCTACGTCGGAACCCCCGATCCGAAGGCTTCCGCCGACTTCTACACGACTCTCTTCGCGCTCGAAATCGCCATGAAATCCCCTGTTCTCGGCCTACGCGCCCCCGGCAATCCCGCAGCACAACTGCTCCTCCTCCCACCCGATCCCGAAACCCCCACCCCCCACCTCGGCATCGACGTAGGCGACCCCACCCAAGTAGACGCCGCCTACCACGCGGCCCTGCGCCACGAATCCAAAATCGTCTACCCCCTAACCAGCGAACCCTGGTCAGTCCGCCGCTTCTTCGTAGAAGACCCCACCGGCACCATAATCAACGTCCTCGCCCACAACCCTCCCCGCTGA
- a CDS encoding sugar O-acetyltransferase: MREYGGMASDNFMLIHDAERQAQGERVLGAEFTAMHERVVQVTALTSRLNILPFDDETGKTALLEQILGRPLPAGVTIYPPFYTDHGLRLDLAERVFINQGCTFLDYAGIRLGRGVMIGPKATFITMGHPVDPEERRQFLTGAPIDVAENVWIGAGAMILPGVSIGRDSVIAAGAVVADDVPAKTLVAGPKAAVRRTW; the protein is encoded by the coding sequence ATGCGCGAGTATGGCGGGATGGCGAGTGACAACTTCATGCTGATCCACGATGCCGAGCGGCAGGCTCAGGGCGAAAGGGTGCTCGGCGCCGAGTTCACCGCGATGCACGAGCGGGTTGTGCAGGTCACCGCGTTGACCTCTCGGCTCAACATCCTGCCCTTCGACGACGAGACCGGAAAGACGGCCCTGCTCGAACAAATCCTGGGCCGCCCCCTCCCGGCCGGAGTCACGATCTACCCGCCGTTCTACACCGACCATGGCCTTCGCCTCGACTTGGCCGAGCGCGTGTTCATCAATCAGGGGTGCACGTTTCTGGACTACGCCGGTATCCGGTTGGGCCGGGGTGTGATGATCGGCCCGAAGGCCACGTTCATCACCATGGGCCACCCGGTAGACCCGGAGGAGCGACGCCAATTCCTCACCGGCGCACCAATAGATGTCGCGGAGAACGTGTGGATCGGCGCCGGCGCGATGATCCTGCCCGGCGTCAGCATCGGCCGGGACTCCGTGATCGCCGCCGGCGCTGTCGTGGCCGATGACGTACCGGCGAAGACCTTGGTGGCCGGCCCCAAGGCCGCCGTGCGCCGCACTTGGTAA
- a CDS encoding SDR family oxidoreductase has protein sequence MSEKTIVLVTGANKGIGYEIAAGLGGLGWRVGVGARDRGRRDMAVEKLRAEGVDAFGVPLDVTDDGSVVAAAELIADHAGGLDVLVNNAGINGVTGDRSQTPSTVDPATVRIIVETNVIGVVRVTNAMLPMLRASASPRIVNMSSSVGSLTLQTTPGVDMGPVPAAYLASKTFLNAVTIQYVKELKDTNILINSACPGLTATEFTGFSGDRTPQQGAAIAIHLATLPDDGPTGGFFNDSGTVPW, from the coding sequence ATGAGTGAGAAGACGATTGTGTTGGTGACTGGGGCTAACAAGGGGATTGGATATGAGATTGCGGCGGGGTTGGGCGGGTTGGGGTGGCGGGTTGGGGTGGGGGCGCGGGATCGGGGGCGGCGGGATATGGCGGTGGAGAAGTTGCGTGCGGAGGGGGTTGATGCGTTCGGGGTGCCGCTCGACGTGACCGATGACGGGAGTGTGGTGGCGGCGGCGGAATTGATCGCTGACCATGCAGGAGGGCTGGATGTGCTGGTGAACAATGCGGGGATCAATGGTGTTACGGGTGATAGGTCGCAGACTCCGTCCACGGTCGATCCCGCGACCGTGCGAATCATTGTGGAAACCAATGTGATCGGGGTTGTTCGGGTGACCAATGCGATGCTGCCGATGCTGCGCGCGTCGGCTTCGCCGCGAATCGTCAACATGTCCAGCAGTGTTGGATCGCTGACGCTGCAGACCACGCCCGGCGTCGACATGGGTCCGGTTCCCGCTGCCTACTTGGCGTCGAAGACTTTCCTCAATGCCGTCACCATCCAGTACGTCAAGGAGCTGAAGGATACCAACATCCTGATCAACTCGGCCTGCCCCGGTTTGACCGCCACCGAGTTCACGGGTTTCAGCGGCGACCGTACGCCGCAACAGGGTGCGGCTATCGCGATTCACCTCGCGACCCTTCCGGACGACGGACCGACCGGCGGGTTCTTCAACGACTCCGGGACGGTGCCCTGGTGA
- a CDS encoding AAA family ATPase, with product MDGVLVLVNGLPGAGKTTLGRGLSEVLGAWFLSKDVVKESLAGVIENATEPPELGGIAMDATWALASLSPVDVVIDSWWFKPRDLAFAQAGIQRTGARSIVEVWCEIPADIAKSRYAARQRAPIYRDEQRLAEHWDDWVARAAPLDVGPVLFVDTTHEIDYAAVASRVRALAGTE from the coding sequence ATGGACGGTGTGCTGGTGTTGGTGAATGGACTTCCTGGCGCGGGAAAGACAACTCTCGGCAGGGGCCTTTCCGAGGTGCTGGGCGCATGGTTCCTGTCCAAGGATGTCGTCAAGGAGTCGTTGGCAGGCGTCATCGAAAACGCTACCGAACCACCCGAATTGGGCGGAATCGCCATGGACGCCACCTGGGCATTGGCGAGCTTGTCGCCGGTCGATGTGGTTATCGACTCGTGGTGGTTCAAGCCCCGGGATCTCGCCTTCGCCCAGGCGGGAATCCAGCGAACCGGCGCGCGCAGCATTGTCGAGGTGTGGTGCGAGATCCCTGCCGACATCGCGAAATCCAGATACGCCGCACGTCAACGCGCGCCAATCTACCGAGACGAGCAGCGTCTGGCCGAGCACTGGGACGACTGGGTTGCCCGCGCAGCCCCGCTCGACGTGGGACCGGTGCTGTTCGTGGACACCACACACGAAATCGACTACGCCGCTGTGGCATCCCGGGTGCGGGCACTCGCCGGAACTGAATAA
- a CDS encoding CGNR zinc finger domain-containing protein, which yields MSEDARQVFRIDNEVMAFRFTATVSDRAGTAPRERLDSPARLKLWLTAAEFDVAHVSSADLHAALELREAIYRAGTAIAAGKPPHPSDIHTLNRVAAAGHAKAALGQAERAEWRLTKSAPVRDALGVLATNAIQTLGAPTRNRIKTCEGPHCAGLYLDTSRASNRRWCSMNTCGNKVKKSRLRPTQPH from the coding sequence ATGTCCGAAGACGCACGTCAGGTCTTCCGAATCGACAACGAGGTCATGGCATTTCGATTCACCGCCACCGTCAGCGACCGCGCCGGCACGGCGCCCCGAGAGCGCTTGGATTCCCCCGCGCGCCTGAAATTGTGGCTGACCGCCGCAGAATTCGATGTCGCTCACGTCTCGTCCGCCGATCTACACGCCGCCCTCGAACTGCGCGAGGCGATCTACCGCGCCGGCACAGCGATCGCCGCGGGTAAACCACCGCATCCCAGCGATATCCACACCCTCAACAGGGTCGCCGCCGCCGGCCACGCGAAAGCCGCACTCGGCCAAGCCGAACGCGCCGAATGGCGCCTCACCAAATCCGCCCCCGTCCGAGACGCCCTAGGCGTCCTGGCCACCAACGCCATCCAAACCCTCGGCGCCCCCACCCGCAACCGCATCAAAACCTGCGAAGGCCCCCACTGCGCCGGCCTCTACCTCGACACCAGCCGAGCCTCCAACCGCCGCTGGTGCTCCATGAACACCTGCGGCAACAAGGTCAAAAAGTCCCGCCTCCGCCCTACACAACCGCACTAG